In a single window of the Saccharothrix australiensis genome:
- a CDS encoding acyl-CoA dehydrogenase family protein codes for MDGLTREQLVSRVSELVPVLREKSAWMEENRRLHPEAIDLLAEAGLFKLRRPRRYGGYEVDTRTLVDIGAQLARADGSLSWTIGVYWTPTYITGMFPDEAQDEVFATEDVRVSGSSTPSVMAAPVDGGVILNGPSKFATGALHAHWQEVAAILLRPDAEPEPIMALVPMTDLELVDDWHTSGLKATGSITTLAKDVFVPQHRVIPMHAAMIPQTLSKANAESIMYRTPTSLVAAASGAGTPVGLAEAAFEVFLERLPDRKITYTNYEKQSEAPITHTQVGTARLKIDAAWFHAERCAKVVDEKCASGEPWKLEERTQVRVDWGQAAKLSKEAVDILFSASGGSAIFQNTPLPRIVNDINAVNLHALINPDTNIETYGRVLCGLEPNTVYI; via the coding sequence GTGGATGGTTTGACGCGAGAGCAACTCGTGAGTCGCGTGTCCGAGCTGGTGCCGGTGCTCCGCGAGAAGTCGGCGTGGATGGAGGAGAACCGCCGCCTGCACCCCGAGGCGATCGACCTGCTCGCCGAGGCGGGCCTGTTCAAGTTGCGCCGGCCCCGGCGGTACGGCGGGTACGAGGTCGACACCCGGACGCTGGTGGACATCGGCGCGCAGCTGGCGCGCGCGGACGGTTCGCTGTCCTGGACGATCGGCGTGTACTGGACGCCCACCTACATCACGGGCATGTTCCCGGACGAGGCGCAGGACGAGGTGTTCGCGACCGAGGACGTGCGGGTGTCGGGTTCGAGCACCCCGAGCGTGATGGCCGCGCCGGTGGACGGCGGGGTGATCCTGAACGGGCCGTCGAAGTTCGCCACGGGCGCGCTGCACGCGCACTGGCAGGAGGTGGCGGCGATCCTGCTGCGGCCGGACGCGGAGCCGGAGCCGATCATGGCGCTGGTGCCGATGACGGACCTGGAGCTGGTGGACGACTGGCACACGTCCGGCCTGAAGGCGACCGGCAGCATCACGACGCTGGCGAAGGACGTGTTCGTGCCGCAGCACCGGGTCATCCCGATGCACGCGGCGATGATCCCGCAGACGCTGTCGAAGGCGAACGCGGAGTCGATCATGTACCGGACGCCGACGTCGCTGGTGGCGGCGGCGTCCGGCGCGGGCACCCCGGTGGGGCTGGCCGAGGCCGCGTTCGAGGTGTTCCTGGAGCGGCTGCCCGACCGGAAGATCACCTACACGAACTACGAGAAGCAGAGCGAGGCGCCGATCACCCACACGCAGGTCGGCACGGCGCGGTTGAAGATCGACGCGGCGTGGTTCCACGCGGAGCGGTGCGCCAAGGTGGTGGACGAGAAGTGCGCCAGCGGTGAGCCGTGGAAGCTGGAGGAGCGCACCCAGGTCCGGGTGGACTGGGGCCAGGCGGCGAAGCTGTCCAAGGAGGCCGTGGACATCCTGTTCTCGGCCAGCGGCGGCTCGGCGATCTTCCAGAACACGCCGCTGCCCCGGATCGTCAACGACATCAACGCGGTGAACCTGCACGCGCTGATCAACCCGGACACGAACATCGAGACCTACGGTCGGGTCCTGTGCGGTCTGGAGCCCAACACGGTCTACATCTGA